A genomic segment from Methanothrix sp. encodes:
- a CDS encoding molybdopterin biosynthesis protein, which translates to MHSFHRLIALDKAIELVLGDAPAPRVRSVHLKDALGRVLAENVIAEIDVPHFDRAAMDGYAVRSQDTFGASEPSPVMLRIVGSVSAGSVPDASAGPGEAVEISTGSALPGGADAVVMVEHADVVDGYVVIRRPVHPYENVQRRGADVSLGERVLSAGTPLGPREIGMLAALGISRVNIRSLKVGVASTGNEIVSPDEDLMPCRIYDVNTYTISSALSQLGAEPVVYGVVPDSYDALSEAVANAVIDCDMVILSGSTSAGRGDMLYRVVGDLGELVFHGINLKPGKPTLFGRVGGKPVVGLPGYPTSALAVFWQLVSPVIHRSLGLRSRPVSVKAALARPFRSESRRQMLPVILHRGRAYPFDRGSGAVTTLAASDGIIDIPADREYLNAGEVVDVHPLSCDDIDLIISGESCPLLEDALDRMDLRFRYLVRGSLRALSDLQDGLADLACVTAATELPADLMVVASYRRELGLISRNHDILLNPDGAAFAAWSRESGIRSIMDSMLPDVRISMEVRTHSGAALAVLQGRADLAFGIKESAEMWGLQFKYMAEDVAHIVARTDDESDVIKNIADALRKISQNADASDE; encoded by the coding sequence GTGCACAGCTTCCACAGGCTCATAGCCCTGGATAAGGCGATCGAGCTAGTTCTCGGAGATGCACCAGCTCCCAGGGTAAGAAGTGTTCATCTGAAGGATGCGCTCGGCAGGGTTCTCGCTGAGAATGTGATAGCGGAGATCGATGTTCCTCACTTCGATCGCGCCGCCATGGATGGATATGCTGTGAGATCCCAGGATACCTTCGGCGCGTCAGAGCCCTCTCCGGTCATGCTCAGGATCGTGGGGTCTGTGTCTGCCGGCAGCGTTCCCGATGCATCTGCGGGCCCTGGAGAGGCTGTCGAGATCTCCACAGGTTCTGCGCTGCCCGGGGGCGCGGATGCTGTTGTGATGGTCGAGCATGCTGATGTGGTCGATGGTTATGTTGTGATAAGAAGACCGGTGCATCCATATGAGAATGTCCAGAGAAGGGGCGCTGATGTCTCCTTAGGAGAAAGAGTGCTCAGCGCGGGCACACCTCTCGGCCCGAGGGAGATAGGCATGCTCGCAGCCCTCGGCATCTCCAGGGTTAACATCAGGTCTCTCAAGGTGGGGGTGGCATCGACAGGCAATGAGATCGTATCGCCTGATGAGGATCTGATGCCCTGCAGGATCTACGACGTGAACACATACACGATCTCATCCGCTCTATCACAGCTCGGCGCAGAGCCTGTGGTCTACGGCGTCGTTCCGGACAGCTACGATGCCCTTTCAGAGGCTGTTGCCAATGCTGTGATCGATTGCGATATGGTGATTTTGAGCGGGTCGACATCTGCAGGCCGGGGCGATATGCTCTACAGGGTTGTTGGCGATCTGGGGGAGCTGGTATTCCACGGGATAAACCTCAAGCCTGGCAAGCCCACGCTCTTCGGGAGGGTGGGTGGGAAGCCTGTGGTAGGTCTGCCAGGGTATCCGACGAGCGCGCTGGCCGTCTTCTGGCAGCTTGTATCTCCAGTGATACATCGCTCCCTTGGGCTGAGATCCCGTCCGGTCTCCGTAAAAGCAGCACTCGCCAGGCCTTTCAGGTCTGAATCCAGGAGGCAGATGCTTCCTGTTATCCTGCACAGGGGCAGGGCGTACCCGTTCGACAGGGGAAGCGGCGCTGTCACGACTCTTGCAGCGTCCGATGGAATCATCGACATCCCTGCTGATAGAGAGTATCTGAATGCAGGGGAGGTTGTCGATGTCCATCCGCTCTCCTGTGATGACATCGATCTCATCATCAGCGGGGAGAGCTGCCCCCTGCTGGAGGATGCTCTGGACCGCATGGATCTACGGTTCAGGTACCTTGTAAGGGGTTCGCTGAGAGCGCTATCAGATCTCCAGGACGGGCTGGCGGATCTCGCGTGCGTCACAGCAGCAACAGAGCTGCCCGCAGATCTCATGGTCGTCGCATCTTACAGGAGAGAGCTGGGGCTGATCTCCAGGAATCATGACATTCTTTTGAATCCGGATGGCGCCGCGTTCGCAGCATGGAGCAGGGAGTCTGGTATCAGATCCATAATGGATTCGATGCTCCCGGACGTCAGGATATCTATGGAGGTCAGGACCCACTCAGGCGCAGCTCTGGCCGTGCTCCAGGGAAGGGCGGATCTGGCCTTCGGCATTAAAGAATCAGCTGAGATGTGGGGGCTGCAGTTCAAGTATATGGCTGAGGATGTGGCCCACATTGTGGCGAGAACAGACGATGAGAGTGATGTCATAAAAAACATCGCTGATGCGCTCAGGAAGATATCCCAGAACGCGGATGCATCAGATGAATGA
- the aroC gene encoding chorismate synthase, with amino-acid sequence MGGSTFGTVFRVTTWGESHGRAVGAVVDGCPAGIELSERDVQRELDRRRPGQSTATTERREADTVEILSGVFEGLTTGTPISMLVWNRDARSLHYDAIRHTPRPGHADYTYHAKYGIRDHRGGGRASARETVGRVAAGAVAKKLLSEFGVEIVGYVIELGGIRASLPLWTSRGSIDREELLGIRERAESSPIRCPDADASARMLSLLESVRSEGDSMGGVVEVVAIGVPPGLGEPVFDKLDADLAKALMSIGAVKAVEIGAGTESARLRGSGMNDPIFYENGRISFERNSAGGILGGISTGAPILCRISVKPTPSIAISQRTVDLQSGESVDISVRGRHDPAIPPRIVPVAEAMVALVLADHLLRQRSARLR; translated from the coding sequence ATGGGCGGGAGCACATTCGGAACGGTCTTCAGGGTCACGACCTGGGGCGAATCGCACGGAAGAGCGGTGGGCGCTGTGGTTGATGGCTGCCCTGCAGGGATAGAGCTCAGCGAGAGGGATGTGCAGAGGGAGCTCGACCGGAGGCGCCCAGGGCAGAGCACGGCGACGACTGAGCGGCGTGAGGCTGACACCGTCGAGATCCTGAGCGGTGTCTTTGAGGGGCTCACAACCGGCACGCCCATATCGATGCTGGTGTGGAACAGGGACGCGAGGAGCTTGCACTACGATGCCATCCGCCACACCCCGAGGCCCGGGCATGCTGATTACACTTACCATGCGAAGTACGGGATCAGGGACCACCGCGGCGGCGGAAGGGCATCTGCTAGGGAGACAGTGGGCAGGGTCGCGGCCGGGGCTGTGGCGAAGAAGCTCCTCTCAGAGTTCGGGGTGGAGATCGTTGGGTATGTCATCGAGCTCGGCGGCATCAGGGCGTCTCTGCCGTTATGGACATCGCGGGGCAGCATAGATCGTGAGGAGCTTCTTGGCATCAGAGAGAGAGCGGAATCGAGCCCCATAAGATGCCCGGACGCGGATGCTTCGGCCAGAATGCTCTCGCTCCTTGAGTCCGTGAGATCAGAGGGAGACAGCATGGGCGGGGTGGTGGAGGTCGTGGCGATCGGTGTGCCCCCCGGACTTGGCGAGCCTGTCTTCGACAAGCTGGACGCTGATCTCGCAAAGGCGCTGATGAGCATAGGCGCGGTGAAGGCCGTTGAGATAGGAGCGGGTACAGAGAGCGCCCGGCTGAGGGGAAGTGGGATGAACGATCCTATATTTTATGAGAACGGCAGGATATCGTTCGAGAGGAACAGCGCCGGTGGAATACTTGGAGGCATATCCACCGGCGCCCCGATTTTGTGCAGGATATCCGTGAAGCCCACTCCATCCATCGCCATCTCCCAGAGGACCGTGGATCTGCAGTCAGGGGAGTCCGTGGATATTTCTGTCAGGGGGCGGCATGATCCCGCGATCCCCCCGAGGATAGTGCCTGTGGCAGAGGCGATGGTCGCGCTGGTTCTTGCGGATCATCTCCTCCGCCAGAGGTCCGCGAGGCTGAGGTGA
- the rnhA gene encoding ribonuclease HI — MITVFFDGLCSPKNPGGVAAYGYLVYRNGELIHKGWGVVGEGMGMTNNVAEYEALLAAIRWIRANAPQDRVVFKGDSRLVVKQMRGEWMVRSETSRRYVPLIKSMLEGIDHEFVWVPREANAEADALSKYAYEMHRRRQE; from the coding sequence ATGATCACGGTATTCTTCGACGGCCTCTGCAGTCCAAAGAATCCGGGCGGCGTGGCAGCATATGGTTATCTCGTCTACCGCAACGGCGAGCTGATTCACAAAGGATGGGGTGTCGTGGGCGAGGGCATGGGCATGACGAACAACGTGGCAGAGTACGAGGCCCTTCTCGCGGCGATCCGGTGGATTCGCGCAAATGCCCCTCAGGATAGAGTGGTGTTCAAGGGTGATTCCAGGCTGGTCGTAAAGCAGATGAGGGGCGAATGGATGGTCAGATCGGAGACGTCCAGGCGGTACGTCCCCCTGATAAAGAGCATGCTCGAGGGAATCGATCACGAGTTCGTCTGGGTACCGAGAGAGGCGAACGCAGAGGCAGATGCTCTCTCCAAATACGCGTATGAGATGCACAGAAGGCGGCAGGAGTGA
- a CDS encoding flavodoxin family protein, translated as MAMVLGISGSPKSGRNTEYLLQRALRVASERGYRTESVLCSQLRVGFCTDCGECGRGKACPIDDDMVKIYELLQSADGIVVASPVYFGSVTAQLKAIFDRTLPLRRQGFKLKDKAGCAIAVGGSRNGGQEKTIEAIHAWMHIHGMIVVGDNSHFGGIAVRPAENDDVGISTVEATASKLCDLLDLKKKGGCWSSE; from the coding sequence ATGGCGATGGTGCTTGGAATATCCGGAAGCCCGAAGAGCGGAAGGAACACAGAGTACCTCCTCCAGAGGGCGCTCAGGGTTGCCTCGGAGAGGGGGTACAGAACTGAGAGCGTGCTCTGCTCGCAGCTCAGAGTCGGGTTCTGCACTGACTGTGGCGAGTGCGGCAGGGGGAAGGCATGCCCGATCGACGATGACATGGTTAAAATCTATGAGCTGCTCCAGAGCGCGGACGGCATCGTGGTCGCATCTCCCGTTTACTTCGGCTCGGTCACAGCGCAGCTCAAGGCGATCTTCGACCGCACCCTGCCGTTGCGCAGGCAGGGCTTCAAGCTCAAAGACAAGGCCGGGTGCGCGATAGCCGTCGGCGGATCTAGGAACGGCGGCCAGGAGAAGACGATAGAGGCGATACACGCATGGATGCACATCCACGGAATGATCGTTGTTGGCGACAACAGCCACTTCGGCGGGATCGCGGTCAGGCCCGCTGAGAACGATGATGTGGGCATCTCAACGGTCGAGGCAACTGCCAGCAAGCTCTGCGATCTGCTGGATCTCAAAAAGAAGGGCGGATGCTGGAGCAGCGAATGA
- a CDS encoding adenylyl-sulfate kinase, with protein MAWAVWFTGLPGCGKTTIARRTREHLSRMGVEARILELDEIRKVITPNPRYTDEERDIVYASLAYMAKLLCDAGVNVIIDATANRRSYRDLARKLVDRFAEVYIKAPLDVCMEREAARKAEFAPKNVYKKAASGARVPGVGVAYEEPLRPEIVVDTTTMDPESAAEHISKRILEIFAM; from the coding sequence ATGGCCTGGGCTGTATGGTTCACCGGTCTTCCCGGATGCGGCAAGACCACGATCGCCAGAAGGACGAGGGAGCACCTCTCGAGGATGGGCGTCGAGGCCAGGATACTGGAGCTCGACGAGATAAGAAAGGTGATAACGCCTAATCCGAGGTACACAGATGAGGAGAGGGATATCGTATATGCGAGCCTTGCATACATGGCGAAGCTGCTATGCGATGCAGGCGTCAATGTGATCATCGATGCGACTGCAAACCGGAGGAGCTACAGAGATCTCGCGAGAAAGCTCGTGGATAGGTTCGCGGAGGTTTACATAAAGGCCCCACTGGATGTGTGCATGGAAAGGGAGGCTGCCAGAAAGGCGGAGTTCGCGCCGAAGAACGTATACAAAAAAGCCGCCTCAGGCGCCAGGGTCCCGGGCGTCGGTGTGGCATACGAGGAGCCTCTCAGACCGGAAATTGTAGTCGACACGACCACGATGGACCCTGAAAGCGCAGCGGAGCACATATCAAAAAGGATACTGGAGATCTTTGCGATGTGA
- a CDS encoding glycosyltransferase has product MLEYDSITKARSLNPKRLKVLHIAGLFPTKQNPVAGIFVYEHVKATALHCEVIVIYAESVYEQVNGPYEIEDNRDNTIRVLRIRCRKSPLPKTSYLIYMWGIFAAFRKLLREGWQPDVIHGHIYSAGVPAVLIGKRYGIPVVITEHYTGFPLGIIRGITKQMAKFAFEQANMVCPVSDYLRRCIEAYGIRARFRVVPNVVDTSLFAPEDTTHMRESNLKRLLLVALLTPKKGVPTLLHALALLKEVRNDFVLDIVGDGPNRAEYEDLSSKLDLQDIVRFHGFLKTKQEVAKFMKQCDIFILPSYVETFGVVLIEALACGKPVIASDIGPSREIITDAVGKLVAPGNSKALAEVINYMLDHYQNYYPIKLAEYVRQRYSYEIIGEQFYKIYKELSNPTSGA; this is encoded by the coding sequence GTGTTGGAGTATGATAGCATAACCAAAGCTAGGTCATTAAATCCAAAGCGGCTTAAGGTTCTGCACATTGCTGGTTTGTTTCCCACAAAGCAAAACCCTGTTGCAGGAATTTTTGTTTATGAGCATGTGAAGGCAACAGCACTACACTGTGAGGTGATTGTTATATATGCAGAAAGCGTATATGAGCAAGTTAATGGTCCTTATGAGATCGAAGACAATAGGGATAACACCATTCGTGTTTTGCGCATACGCTGCAGGAAGTCTCCTCTCCCCAAGACATCTTACCTCATTTATATGTGGGGTATATTTGCAGCATTTCGAAAGCTATTGCGTGAGGGGTGGCAGCCTGATGTTATTCATGGGCATATATACTCTGCAGGTGTTCCAGCAGTGCTGATAGGGAAGCGCTATGGAATACCGGTGGTTATCACCGAACATTATACGGGATTTCCGTTAGGGATAATTCGGGGTATTACCAAACAAATGGCGAAATTTGCCTTTGAGCAGGCAAACATGGTATGTCCGGTGAGTGATTATCTGAGAAGATGTATAGAGGCGTATGGAATAAGGGCGCGTTTTCGTGTGGTCCCCAATGTTGTTGATACATCGCTTTTCGCACCTGAGGATACAACCCATATGAGAGAGTCGAATCTAAAGCGATTACTTCTTGTGGCATTGTTAACCCCCAAGAAAGGCGTGCCGACACTACTTCATGCTCTGGCCCTACTTAAGGAGGTGCGGAATGATTTCGTCCTAGATATTGTGGGTGATGGTCCGAATCGTGCTGAGTATGAAGACTTGTCTAGCAAACTTGATTTACAGGACATTGTCCGATTTCATGGATTTTTGAAAACTAAGCAAGAGGTTGCGAAATTCATGAAACAATGTGATATTTTTATTCTTCCCAGCTATGTTGAGACTTTCGGTGTGGTGCTGATCGAAGCTTTAGCTTGTGGGAAACCAGTAATTGCTTCAGATATAGGGCCATCACGAGAGATTATAACTGATGCTGTGGGAAAACTTGTCGCACCTGGTAATTCAAAAGCTTTAGCGGAGGTTATCAATTATATGTTAGACCATTATCAAAATTATTATCCGATAAAGCTAGCAGAATATGTTAGACAACGGTACAGTTATGAGATTATAGGAGAACAATTTTATAAAATATATAAAGAATTAAGTAATCCTACAAGTGGTGCGTGA
- a CDS encoding flippase: MNNRNFARGTAVTFCVGILNLLLGMGTSVILARILGPEGNGAYYIALLLPSFIITFVNVGIGPATVYYVARGEFRWQEILGNNVLLSIAISVAGILTGLIVVIFFREIVFPGIMTEYLLLALVLVPLEIFFSYLHYILLGAQRIEDYNYAQVCQSVLFFGFVFIALFLFRAGVAGAILAGIFTWIIVDLIILRLTKKIAGGINFKPNICYIKRASKYGIQAHISNILGFLNYRIDMVLVNFFLGPAAVGLYAVGVGLVERLWIISQSASTVLFPIVSAETNERSRKDFTPLVARTVMWITTLGALAFVFFSRYIVLLLYSEKFLPTVGALQALLPGIIALSAGRVLANDIAGRGFPRLNIYSGVAAVITNVALNLLWIPTYGIVGAAWASTVSYVASFLCFIYFYSKLSGNRWSIVVLPQKGDFSLYWKSAKATFKWVCWWR; the protein is encoded by the coding sequence ATGAATAACAGAAATTTTGCTAGAGGAACGGCAGTCACATTTTGTGTAGGCATACTCAATTTGCTTTTGGGTATGGGAACTTCCGTCATTTTGGCCAGAATTCTGGGCCCAGAGGGTAATGGAGCATATTACATTGCTTTGCTTCTCCCTTCTTTTATCATAACTTTCGTCAACGTTGGGATTGGTCCTGCAACGGTCTACTACGTGGCCCGCGGTGAGTTTCGTTGGCAAGAGATTCTAGGGAATAACGTATTGCTCAGTATAGCTATTAGCGTCGCCGGAATTCTAACTGGTTTAATAGTTGTGATATTCTTTCGAGAAATAGTATTTCCCGGTATTATGACTGAATATCTTCTTCTAGCGTTAGTTCTTGTACCATTGGAGATCTTTTTCTCCTACCTCCATTACATATTGCTTGGTGCACAGCGCATCGAGGATTATAATTACGCTCAGGTTTGTCAGTCTGTTCTTTTTTTTGGGTTTGTTTTTATTGCTCTTTTCCTTTTTAGAGCTGGAGTAGCTGGAGCAATACTTGCTGGAATATTTACGTGGATTATTGTAGATCTCATAATACTTCGATTAACTAAGAAGATTGCCGGAGGAATCAATTTTAAGCCCAACATTTGCTACATAAAGAGGGCAAGCAAATATGGTATTCAGGCGCATATATCAAATATCCTGGGCTTTCTCAATTACCGGATAGACATGGTTCTTGTGAATTTCTTTTTAGGACCTGCAGCCGTTGGGCTTTACGCTGTGGGGGTCGGGCTGGTAGAAAGGCTCTGGATCATCTCCCAATCTGCTAGCACAGTTTTATTCCCAATAGTTTCTGCAGAGACTAATGAGCGTAGTAGGAAAGATTTTACTCCCTTAGTAGCTCGTACAGTAATGTGGATAACTACATTAGGCGCTTTAGCTTTCGTGTTTTTTAGTCGTTATATTGTACTTCTTCTGTATTCTGAGAAGTTTTTGCCCACAGTCGGCGCTTTGCAGGCATTACTACCTGGGATAATAGCGCTTAGTGCTGGTAGAGTGTTGGCGAACGACATTGCTGGGCGGGGATTTCCACGCCTGAATATTTACAGTGGAGTAGCTGCTGTAATTACTAATGTGGCCCTCAATCTATTATGGATTCCCACCTACGGGATTGTAGGTGCTGCTTGGGCTTCTACAGTATCATATGTGGCTTCGTTCCTATGCTTTATCTACTTTTATTCTAAACTATCCGGCAACCGATGGAGCATAGTTGTTTTACCGCAAAAGGGTGATTTTTCACTCTACTGGAAGAGTGCTAAAGCAACATTTAAGTGGGTGTGTTGGTGGAGGTAA
- the asnB gene encoding asparagine synthase (glutamine-hydrolyzing), whose protein sequence is MCGICGFTWNDQELISKMNHAIKHRGPDDAGTYIDELVSLGHCRLSIIDLSSAGHQPMPNEDESMWIVYNGEIYNFVELRSILVSAGHKFRSKTDTEVVLHSYEEWGPYCVEKFNGMWAFAIYNKAKKELFLSRDRFGVKPLYYHISDKGLIFCSEIKGILEHDFKVHPEDSVIYDYLAFGLMDHRRETFFSGIHRLMPGENMIYDLQRKDMKLISWYNLKDRLNKIPRTDFYDEETVKAKVRSLLEDSVRYRLIADVPVGSCLSGGIDSSAIVYIMKKSKINQLINTFSMVFPNHRMDESHYIREVVKDTKVNAFTVTPTTEDLIADLQDLIRTQEEPFRSLSIYGQYRVMKLANETGMKVLLDGQGADELFAGYRIYMKYYIFDSLIHMQLREAAKALQSAEETPLELMLFFSATIALKLGLTSVFHYLWNKRLKYLKPFYKGSSVNIIKERGFSLNHALWSDLIKYSLPQLLRYEDKNSMRWSIESRVPFLDYRLVEFVSGLPANLKIRNGITKYILRRALKGLVSEMILSRKDKIGFATPDDNWLENKQFRDMVLSIIKSDKFRSRPYWRSEVIEKMIEDKHNVQKNWSELIWRVINLELWLRAYDLQPQTV, encoded by the coding sequence ATGTGCGGAATATGTGGCTTTACCTGGAATGATCAAGAGCTAATCTCAAAGATGAATCATGCGATAAAACACAGAGGTCCAGATGATGCCGGTACATACATAGATGAGCTCGTAAGCTTGGGTCATTGCAGGCTTTCTATAATCGATCTTTCGTCTGCTGGTCATCAGCCGATGCCCAATGAAGATGAAAGCATGTGGATCGTATATAATGGAGAAATATATAATTTTGTGGAACTTCGCTCAATACTTGTTTCTGCAGGTCATAAATTTCGCTCCAAAACCGACACCGAGGTGGTATTGCATTCATATGAGGAGTGGGGCCCTTATTGCGTGGAGAAATTTAATGGCATGTGGGCCTTTGCAATCTACAATAAAGCGAAAAAAGAGCTTTTCCTCAGCCGAGATAGGTTTGGTGTAAAGCCACTGTACTATCATATCAGCGATAAAGGCTTGATATTTTGCTCAGAGATTAAAGGAATATTAGAGCACGATTTCAAAGTGCATCCAGAAGACAGCGTCATATATGATTATCTGGCGTTTGGTTTAATGGATCACAGACGTGAGACGTTCTTCTCAGGCATTCACAGACTTATGCCTGGAGAAAATATGATTTATGATCTCCAGCGAAAGGATATGAAACTAATCTCTTGGTACAACTTAAAAGATCGTTTAAATAAAATCCCCAGAACGGATTTTTACGATGAGGAGACGGTTAAAGCAAAGGTACGATCCCTTTTAGAGGACAGTGTCCGATATAGACTTATTGCTGATGTTCCTGTTGGGTCCTGTCTGAGTGGTGGAATTGACTCATCAGCCATTGTTTACATCATGAAGAAATCCAAGATCAATCAATTAATTAATACGTTTTCTATGGTTTTTCCTAATCATAGGATGGACGAATCGCATTATATTCGTGAGGTTGTTAAGGATACAAAAGTTAATGCATTCACGGTAACTCCTACCACCGAAGATCTGATTGCGGATCTACAGGACCTTATTCGCACACAGGAGGAACCATTTCGTTCTTTGAGCATATATGGTCAGTATCGTGTTATGAAGCTAGCAAATGAAACGGGAATGAAAGTCCTACTGGATGGCCAAGGTGCTGACGAACTATTTGCAGGTTATCGAATTTATATGAAATATTATATTTTTGATTCTTTAATTCACATGCAGCTACGTGAAGCTGCAAAAGCATTGCAGTCAGCAGAAGAAACACCATTAGAATTAATGCTATTTTTTTCGGCAACAATTGCTTTAAAGCTTGGCCTTACTTCTGTTTTTCATTATCTCTGGAACAAAAGGCTAAAATATCTCAAACCTTTCTATAAAGGATCCAGTGTCAATATTATAAAGGAGAGAGGTTTCAGCCTGAACCATGCGCTCTGGAGCGATCTTATTAAGTACAGCCTACCGCAGCTTTTACGCTACGAGGACAAGAACTCCATGCGGTGGAGCATAGAATCGAGAGTACCTTTTTTGGACTATCGGCTGGTAGAGTTTGTTTCCGGCCTTCCTGCAAATTTAAAGATACGGAACGGCATTACTAAATATATACTGCGAAGGGCACTAAAGGGTCTTGTATCTGAGATGATCCTATCACGTAAGGATAAGATTGGGTTCGCAACGCCAGATGATAATTGGCTTGAAAACAAGCAGTTTAGAGATATGGTTCTTAGTATAATAAAATCAGATAAATTCAGGTCTAGGCCGTACTGGCGCTCAGAAGTGATTGAGAAAATGATAGAGGATAAACACAATGTGCAAAAAAACTGGAGTGAACTTATATGGAGGGTTATCAATCTTGAACTCTGGTTAAGGGCTTATGATTTGCAACCTCAGACAGTGTAA
- a CDS encoding glycosyltransferase family 4 protein translates to MNIQMILSDNLYPPDIRVKKESKSLSKAGHSVFLLCRKGKSQKSEETLDQIKINRVNLPFYDVQSLGGFLYYFLYRYLLVFHIIKTSVKNRADVLHVHDLPLALATCVAGRLLKKPVVFDMHEDYVEMIYSWGFKTEKGIKSAAIILLSKILAIEEKFCLKCVDRIIVVVEEEIDRLVKMGYPKEKIFVVHNAVDLDELDNISEVVSETSGLQKFDKKFIISYVGGFSNHRGLETLLKAMPLIISSIPEAHLILVGDGLIEAKLRNLVRELKLDNHVTFTGWIPFIEAMKYIKISNLCALPYDRNRLTEKSFPHKMCQYMYYGKPILASDVASLKRMISESKCGIIFQAGNHKDLAMKVIEAKSKGMLEQLGKNGKMAAETRFNWEKSANTLVGLYNTLS, encoded by the coding sequence ATGAACATACAGATGATACTGTCTGATAACTTATATCCTCCAGATATCAGGGTTAAAAAGGAATCGAAATCACTTTCAAAGGCTGGGCATAGTGTGTTTTTATTATGCAGGAAAGGAAAAAGCCAAAAAAGTGAAGAAACCTTAGATCAGATAAAGATAAACAGGGTCAACCTTCCGTTTTACGACGTCCAGTCGCTAGGCGGATTTTTATATTATTTTCTATATAGATATTTATTAGTATTTCATATTATAAAAACATCTGTTAAAAATAGAGCCGACGTCCTTCATGTGCATGATCTTCCTCTTGCATTAGCGACCTGTGTTGCTGGCAGACTACTGAAGAAACCAGTAGTTTTCGATATGCATGAAGATTATGTGGAAATGATTTACTCTTGGGGTTTCAAGACAGAGAAGGGTATAAAGAGCGCTGCTATAATCTTGCTATCTAAGATTTTAGCCATAGAAGAAAAGTTTTGTCTTAAATGTGTAGACCGTATAATAGTAGTTGTTGAGGAAGAGATCGACAGACTGGTAAAGATGGGTTATCCAAAAGAAAAAATCTTTGTTGTGCATAATGCAGTAGATTTGGATGAACTTGATAATATATCAGAAGTTGTATCAGAGACATCCGGTCTCCAAAAATTTGATAAAAAATTCATAATTTCTTATGTAGGGGGTTTCTCAAACCACAGAGGATTAGAAACTTTGTTGAAGGCTATGCCTTTAATCATTTCATCAATTCCTGAGGCGCATCTGATCTTGGTGGGAGATGGTTTAATCGAAGCAAAACTCAGGAATTTAGTTAGAGAGCTAAAGTTAGATAACCACGTGACTTTTACGGGTTGGATTCCATTTATCGAAGCGATGAAGTATATTAAAATCAGCAACCTATGTGCTTTGCCATACGACCGAAACCGTCTTACAGAGAAATCTTTTCCCCATAAGATGTGCCAATATATGTATTATGGAAAGCCCATTTTGGCTAGTGATGTTGCATCCCTTAAAAGGATGATATCCGAGTCCAAATGCGGAATAATATTTCAGGCGGGTAACCACAAAGATCTTGCCATGAAAGTCATAGAGGCCAAATCTAAAGGAATGCTTGAGCAGCTCGGAAAGAATGGTAAAATGGCAGCAGAGACTCGCTTCAACTGGGAAAAATCTGCAAATACCTTGGTTGGGCTTTATAATACTCTATCTTGA